The window TCCTGAAACGCTTCGGATTCGTGAGGGATTCGCTCCCGGTTCTGGAGTCGGTCTCGTCGTCGTTCTACGTGGCGTGCCGATCGCTGGACGACGGGCGATCCGAGGAAGTCTTCCCGGGAGACGCGACTGACCGATCGAACTGGCGTTTCACCTTCCTCGAGATGAACAGGGACTGAGACAGATGTCACGCAATACCCCGCCCTCGATCATGGTGCTCGACGGCGACAACGCCAACGCGCTCCCGGTCGCGACGGAGCTCTCCGAGGACCTGGACGCCACGATTATCGGCGTCGGGACGAGCGACTGGAGCCGCCTGCTGCGGTCCAGACACTGCGACGTCGGCGCGACGACCGTCCACGCCAGCCACCCCCAGTACGCCGAACGGGTGCTGGAACTCCTCGACGTCTATCGGCCCGATCTCCTCCTCCCGCTGGGCCACGGCTCGGTGTCCGCCCTCGAGGGCGTCCGCGACCGGCTGCCGGAGGACGTGGCCTGCTCTCTTCCCCCGTCGGAATCGCTGGACATCGCGCTGGACAAACTCGCGACTGGCGAGGTGGCGAAGTACCTCGACGTCGGGAGGCCCGAAGAGTACACCGACCACGTGCGCGAACTGCGGGCCGGCGGCCGCCCCGACGACGTCGCGGACCTCCCGTTCCCACTCTTCCTGAAGGCCCGCTTCGAGCGGGGACGGACGGTCACGGCGAGGGTCGACGAGCCGTCGGAGTTCTGGTCCACTTACGAGGACGTGGAGGCCGACGCTGAAACGGAAGTCGTCGTCCAGTCGTACGTCCCCGGTGACCGGACGTTCGGCGTCGGCCTCCTGTACGACGAGGGGACGCCGCGACTGCTGTTCGCCCACGAGGAGATCCAGTCAGTTCCTCGGCGGGGCGGGACCGGGACCAGAGTACGCGTCTTCCGGGATCCCCGGATCGAGACGGACGCGCTCCGCCTCCTCGACTCGCTCGACTGGCACGGCCCCGCGCTCGTCGAGTTCAAGCGGCGTCCCGATGGGTCCTACGCGCTGATGGAGATCAACCCGAAGTTCTGGGCGTCGTACGCGCTCGCGAGCCGGTCCGGCTACCGGTTCGCCTCGACGCTCGCAGCCCGGGCGCTGGACCTGTCGTCCCCGAACTTCCGTCGCGTCCCGGACCAGACCGGGGAGATGGTGTTCCCGCTGCAGGAGCTGCAGTTCGCTGCGGGAGCGGCCGATGAATCGGTCCTGCAGTCCGCCGCGTCGATGCTCTGGCCCCCGACGGCGATGGACATCAACGTCCGCGACATCGGCGCGTGGCTCACGCCGCCGACGTCCGTCGACAATGTGGACGCGCTGGACACCGACGGCGGACCGGGGATCGCAGTTGACGAGACGGACGTCTGGTCCGCCTGAGACTGAATCCCGGTCTGGTTTCGTGAGTGGCGACATCGGTGACGGCTCCGCGACGACCGACGCTCGGGGGAGACGGCCTCCGTCACCGCGGAGTACCTGCCGGCCCCGGACGACGAGGCCGGTTGCCGCCGCGTCGTCGACATCACCGAGCAGTACCTCGACCTCGCCAGGGAGTACGCCACCCGCGCCGACTCGCCGTTGACGGGCGTCGCCGTCGAGTACATCTACCGATACGGCGAACCCGAGGTGCTGCCCGGCGCGCCGAAGTGAGGGGGAGAACGGTTACTCGAAGCGCCCGATTCGGGCCGCGTGTCGCGTGACGCGCGGTGGTCGCGGACCGCTCACGCGTTCACGCCGTCCTGTGGCGTCGGCGTCACGTCGACCTCCGCGTCGTCGCGTACCGTTACGGTGTGTCCGGCGTAGGAGAACTGGACAGTCGTGTCCGCAGCGATGTCTTCGAGGTCGTTGAGCGTGTCGACGTCGATCGACCTGCCGAGCGGTGGGAGCTCCAGCGGGTGTTTCCCCGTCTGACTCGCGACCGCCTGCACTGTTCGCTGAGTGATTGGTTGACTGTCCGCCATATCTACCGAGAGGGGCAACGTTTCAATAAATCTTCGCGTATCAAGCACACAACTACCCGGAAGCGAGTGGGTGACTTGCGGTCCCTGAGTGTCGGCGCCCGGCGAGAAAGAACGTCGAGACGGGGAGACCGGTCAGTCGTCCGCCGGCGCCGGCTCCTGGTCTCTGACGTAGTCGAATATCTCGTCCGTCTCGGCGATGAAGTGGTCCTCGTCGACTTCGTTCCCGTGTAGCAGCGTCGAGAAGTACGCGGTATCGCCGGCCACGTTCACCGCCTCCTTGAGTTCGACGTCCGTCACGTCCGCGAGTCGCGCCTCCTCCCTGTGGAAGTAGGTGCAGTAGGGACACTTCATCACGGCCGCCGCGCCGACGCCGACGAGCGCTTTCTCCCGGGCGGACAGCTCCGTCTCGCCGAGGCCGAGGTCCCGGAAGATGCCCCAGCTGTGGTCGGCCGCCGGTTCGCTGAGGAC of the Halomicrobium salinisoli genome contains:
- a CDS encoding HalOD1 output domain-containing protein, which produces MADSQPITQRTVQAVASQTGKHPLELPPLGRSIDVDTLNDLEDIAADTTVQFSYAGHTVTVRDDAEVDVTPTPQDGVNA
- a CDS encoding carboxymuconolactone decarboxylase family protein, translated to MVSEQTRQEMEDTLGQVPDWMGVLSEPAADHSWGIFRDLGLGETELSAREKALVGVGAAAVMKCPYCTYFHREEARLADVTDVELKEAVNVAGDTAYFSTLLHGNEVDEDHFIAETDEIFDYVRDQEPAPADD